atttaattgttAAAATATTTTGAAGTTAAGATAGAAATTATTGCatgggttaagcatcatattagtccctgttttTGTGTCCCCGTCTGATctaggtccctcgccggaaaaattattgtaaatggtcctcgtctttgaaatttttttggagcggatcctcgccggaggtcggagctccggcgagtgcttaaATGACATGCTGACTGTGTTAAGTCAGCTtatgtggaattaaaaaaattaaaaattaaaaaaaaattacaagtcAGAATTTTAAACCTAATTAACATATTCCTAATTATAACCCTAATTAAATCAACCAAATTAATTCCCCCCAACTTATCTCAATTCTCAATTCACCCAAATTTACCCAAATCCCCAATTCAATCTAAACAAATTAGGGTtcatatcttcttcttctcctcttatCTCCAATTCACAGCGGAAAACCCTCTTAAAGGTGAAATTCAAGTCGAAAAATATTTGCTTTCCAACCCCATAAGTGAAAAATCAAAAAACCCGATCAACAAATGGAGTATCAATTCGCATTTGAATCAGTAGAAAAATCCCAGGAGAGTTCTGCCCGCCACCAACTCATATGCAGTTTTCGTAGTGAACTGCCCATTCGGATTATAGGCCCATTGAATTGTGTCAGGGGCATGGCTTGAGAGATGGGGAGTATTATCTCCAAGAATTTCACTGATAAATCTGTGAGGTAGTATATGGGAGAAGAGAAACAATTTCCACCCCCTCCCTACCTCATAGAAGTGGTTTATTGGAAGCTCACGCAAGTCATGGGGAATAGGTTGCTCGATCACATCCTGGAGCTTATCACCCGAGAGCAACCAAGAATCGGACCAAAAATTAACTTGTGCCCCGTTCCCCACCTTCCATCTGCACCCTGTCAGTAAGGTATCCCATGTGGAGCGGATACCACGCCACACCAAGGATTCGCGACTGCACTTCCTCACCGAGGGTAACACAGAGTCTCCACACCCGTACTTACTACGAAGTACGCACACCCAAAGCGAAGAAGGTTGATTGATCAGCCCCTAACCCAATTTCATTAATAGTGCTTGATTGAAATCTGAGGACAATCGGAAACCTAGGCCACCCTGAGACTTAGGACTGCAAATCACATCCCAATTAACCTGGTGAACCCGCTTTTGGCCATTTTCCGATCCCCACACGAAGTCCCGCTGAAGTTTGTCCAGCTTCTCACAAACCCCTTTAGGAATTAACATTGTCTGCATGCAATATGATGGTAGAGCAGCTATCACAGATTTGGCTAACGTAACTCTACCAGCCAAACTCAGGGTGGACGCCTTCCACGCACTAAGACGCTTCTGGGTTCTCTCTAGGATAAAATCATAGGTAGCTCTTGTTGGAGTTTTGTGGAACTCTGGAAGTACTCTGGAAGGCAGTTTGGAAAATAAAAGGCCCGCAACGGGTGAGAGTGTTCCTCTGGAAACTTTTGAATAATGGTGTGCTCACTAATGTCGCTCGCCTCCGACGGCATATGGCCTCCTCTGATATATGCCCTCTTTGTGCTACCTCTGCAGAAACCTTGATCCACCGTTTTCGTGATTGTAGTGTTGTCCAATCCTTTTAGTCAGCAGCGTTACCTGGTGCAGGCGCTTCTAGTTTCTTCATAACCGATTGGGACGCTTGGTTGGAGGATAATATTACAGACTCTTTGGGGATGTCCTCCGGATTGGATTGGCCTCGGTTCTTTGCTTCTGCTTTATCTGTCATTTGGCGAATGAGGAACGAATTGGTCTTTCATGGCACAGCGCATAGTTCAACTCGCATTTGGGGCTTTATACGGACTCTAGGCATGGAAGAAATCACTACAAATAGAGCTTTGTCTTCCTCCCTGAGTTTTTTACAGGGCCAGCAACGGGGTTCGTTTTCTGGAGGTGGATCCAGCACCAGGTTGGAGCATTGGACTAGACCGCCTGAGGGCTGGGTTAAGGCAAACGTTGACGGGGCTCTCGCCTCCGACCTTCGCGCGAGTTGTGGTGGTGCAATCCGTGATTCAGCAGGGGACTGGAGGATAGGTTTTAGTCATAATATTGGTGATCTTGGCAGACCGGATGCGTTTCTGGTTGAACTCCTCGCGGTTCAAGCAGCAGTGAACCTCATTGTTAGCTTGGATATCCCGCAAGTCATCGTTGAAAGTGATTCTGACCAAGTGATTGATCTGTTAAATGGCCAGGCCGTCTCTTACCACCAATTTGGTCATCTTGCTGCAGCTATTCTGGAGCTAGCCTCAGTTCATGGTTCTATTTGCTTCCAGTACTGCCCCAGGGAATCTAACTATCTGGCAGATTACCTTGCTAAGGTGGGACTTTCTCTGCCAGTTGGTCTTCACACCTTTGATTCTCCCTTCGGCGAGTGTCATTCGTGGCTGCAAAGGGATTTGATGGTCCCTCTTCCCCTTTCTTTAGGGCCTGCTGCTTCCTAGTTTCTTTATGTTTGGGATTTCCCtcattgtaaccaaaaaaaaaagtagaaaaatcCCACAAAATAGAAATGAAAAAGAACAAACCTTTAACACGAAAATCACTTTATCAAAACAGTTGAAACCCCAAAACTAACATCCAAATGAAGAAACGAATCCAAATACCTTAAACCCCAATAGCGAAAAACTCAattgaaacaaaaaaagaagattGATCAAGAAACAGAAACATCGGTGGATGAATTAAGAATCGGATAACATGAAACTAACTACTTCGAGTGCTCGCTTCCTCTTCAACTTCATCTCGGAACAGAGAGCATCGCTCGCAGGAATCAAAGAAAAACGGTTGAGCGAGTCGATCAATTCAGAATTTGCAGAGCGAAATTGAAGTGAGAGTTGAGAGGAAGTGTAGAGAGATAGAGGATTGGAGAAAGAAAACCCAACTGCTGAATTGTTCCGCTGATGAAGCAACCGAGAGGAGAGGATGAAGAGCTTAgccagatgatgaagaagaataagGGGGGAGAAGAAGTAGACATGAACCCTAATTTGGTGTTTCTGAGTTGGAGATTTGGGTTAAGTTTGGGGGGAAATTAAATTAGTTGATTAGATTAGGGTTATAATTAGGAAAAGGTTAACTATTTTTAATAAAGTTGAtttgtaattatttttaatttttttttattttcacatcAGCTTACTTAACACAGTCAGCATGTCATTTAAGCACTCGCCGGAGTGCCGACCTAGCCTATGGTTATGTGAAATTCCATTATTTTGACCAACTCTTCCAGACACCACCGCGAATCCGCATAATTTGGTGAGAAAACAATAACTGAAATATGAGATTGTTCAATTACTCGCAGGAGTGAGGTAGAAATTTGATCTCCCCTTGGAAGGGAATCTCAAGAACACATCGTGGATCCTCGGATTCGGATTCGGATTCGGATTCAGACTATCTTCCTGTGAAAAGGAATCTTTCATAAATTAAGAAAACCATTTGATTTGGAGTTCGAGTTGCTCAACATAATCCGACGTGGTAGAGGAAGACATGGCACGGGGTGATTAGCAACGATTGGGGGCAGAGGAAGTAAAGAAAAGTAAGAGAATCGTTGACTCAGGAGACAAGCACAATGTTATCATTACCATTCAATTGGTTCTGCAACACTCCATTATTCTTTCCAAATCTTGCATACACCATTCAGAGGCACCATAATTTCTTGAGAAAACGATGATGGAAATTCTAGAATCTCCGATCGCATGAAGCGCTGAGGGGGTTATATGATCTCCACTTCTGAGCTCATCATCATCGTCCCTGAAAACATTAACTCCAGCCTCTGTGAGAGCGGCATAGAGACGTGAAGCAAAAGATAGCAGAGTCATTAACACATTAACTCAAAAAGACATCATAGATCCACTTTGGACTGGGATTAGATCTTGATGAAGACATGGATGGATTAGGTCAACACAGATGGTGCCATACCTTTTTATTGCCAACTCAGTTGTCTTACAAATAATATAATAACTAGGATTCTttaacccgtgcgatgcacgaggttttatcatttaattttattcgaAACACGAATAAGCGATTACAGAGTTTGTTAAACTTGATTATACTGGTTATTGAACACAGTTAATCCATTTGCGTTTGAACAATCTGCTAAGGTTCCAAACTGAAGTTGTTTTAATTGTTATCATTTGCGTTTCCACCTGCACTATCTTTTACTTTAGACACTTTTCTTCGTTGGTTTATCTTCTTTCCGTCTTGTATACATATGTAAGAGGTGTAAAGCTAACCTAATCCATATGAAACTATATAATATAAGTGTGAATTAATAACTTAAATACGATATACATTATGTACATATGTTATAATACATATGTTGCCATGTACAagctattaaatttttttttgactgGTTATGAGGCTGGTTATGAGTTACTGCAAACTTGAGATGATGAATGAAACTCAGAGCATGAGTATTATAGTAGCATATCATGATATAGGATTTCATTGCCCTTATGCAACTTTGATCCTGTAGACGAAGAATCTACATGGGGAAGGGGGTTCTCATATCAGATGCTATATTCTTGGATGACAGATGATATTGTGTGGATAAATTAGTTCTTGTGTTGGTGGGTCATGATATTGCTGGGAATCCAATATATTACTGGACAAGGGAGTATGGAAGAGTGGCGTGAATATTGGAATAATAATAGTTGGGGGTCCCTTGTGCTTGAAGAAGCTGCACAAGACTTTATACAGTATGACAAAATATGTTTTGAATCCAACGCTACTGGAGGGAGCCTTGACTTTCTTTGTCTATTTGTTATTTCTAACGTGGTAATTAGTCTTAGTTTTCTATCTTGTTTTTTGTGTTTTCTTCTAGTTATTGTTGtcttctttttatttgtttgtcttctctttcttttagCTGTACTTTGTTCTCACTTGGGAGGGAATTGTTCCCAAGACTTTTATCTATCAATATacatgtgtgtatatatatatatatatatatatatatatatattctactttaaaaaaaacaccAACATTATATTAACAACACATAACATACGTACAAACATGTAGTCTCACATACATGGCAGTAAAATGAAAAACACATacttagaacttagaagaaCTACCTAATATGACACACTTGAAACATAAACATGTCTCTTGGACTAAACAAACGACTTAATTGGGCACCACAACAGCCAAAATACTTATACCTAAAGCACTTGAAACATAAACATGTCCCTTGAACTAAACAAAGGACTTAATTGTACAACATAACATCCAAAATACTTAAACCTAAAGCTGGTGCCATAGTTAGATAAACTTAATGAAACACATAGAAAAACAGAATTAGTAACTCAGTCAACATATGCAAGATCATCCTCCAATTCAGCTTCATCATCTAACTCATCTTCCTCAGCAATTTCCATCATAGTACATTCAAAGTCATCATCTGCATCATCAATACTTTTGTCCTCATCCACTTCCACCCTAATGTTGTCTTCGTCAGCAGAAAGCACCAAGTTAGATGAATTCTTCTCATTCAGGAAACCTTCCACAACTTGGACATTATTACCATCCTCCTCAGATTCATCATCAAAGTCCAACACCAATTTCTTCTTCAATGGTTTGGGAAGTAAAGATCCAGTGCTACTTTCAGGCACATCTTCAAATGGTGTATTATAGGAAAAACCACCAACTTCCTTGTCTTCCAGCTCTTCATTGTTTTCAACACCAGTGGTATTGGTCCCAAATTGTGCCTAAAATGTATAAACAATGAATTAAGGTTCACCATGAGAAGCAAGCATATAAAAAACCATATACAAGAAGAAGATATGGTAAAATAAATTAgcagcaaaaaaaaatgtttcagGAACACACATTGGCAGTTGAATCATTAGATTGTAATGCATGAAATAAGGAAATTGCTTCAGGATCCTCAGTAATGGCAAGGACATGGTAACATTCAGCTCCATTATATGTAATTCCACCATCATTacgtattttaaaaataagctCTTTTCCAGGTATgcgatcttcaaattcttgtgGATAGACAACATTAGAATCATCATCCACCTACAATTCATAAGTTTTCAGAAGTCAATAACTTTCACATTATAAATATAAGACCATAGTATAAACACATAGACAATAAAAAATAGTATTTCATGTCACACCTTAATGTTACTGACTAAATCTTCACATGACACACTAATCAATTGTTGTACTTCCCTCTCAAAGAGAACAAAAACAGCACTATCGGAAGCATCAAAAACTTCAATCTTAACACGGTACCTGTTAATATTGAAACCAAGTGGTCAATGACTATTGTTGCAATATCACATAAATTAACAATTATGACTATGACAAAATGGCTTTTGAACATGAACATTAAAACAGTGGGTGAAAATAATAAAGACAGTTGAACTGACCTATGAATCATCTTCTCAAAGATCATAGAACACTTTGAACATTCAAACGCATCATTACGTAAATTCAACTCATTGTGGCATCTACAAGAAGGATAACACCAATAACCACCCTTTAAGACCGCAACAACAACAGCATGAACAAGAAATACACCTTGCTGTGAATAAATTAGGTTTGGATCATGTTAGACAAATATAACGATATAATCACAGATCAATACtgaaaaaaataactaaatatcCAAGTTATTATATTTAACACATATGTAATTAAACAAGATAAAGATTTACCTCTTTCTCCACTAAAAGCTCAGAAATTGTTCTCCTTGGGTAGAACTTCAGCACGTCAGCATTAAGATTCGCATACGCAATATCACGACTTATAAACTCAACAAGGCCATTttgaaatccagcttctgccAACCTAATGATAAATCAATTAAATGTCAGTCCAAAGAGATAATAACTAAAAAATGGACATAATTATATACCCTTTATTGAAGTTAGTAGAGGATAGTTATGATTCTACCTTCCAGCTAGCACAACTGATTCCTCAATAACAGGCTCAATGTACATTTTGGTTGCAGGTGGTATGCAATCAATGAATAGTCTCCCTGCAAATTGTTTAATAAACACAtcaaattatataatttaaattaaataaggacaTTCATAAAACCATTTCCTGCTAATCACCTCTGTGGGTGAAAACTTTGACAAACTGTATAACCATCATAGGTTTTTCTGTCCAGTTTGAAGACAAATACTCCAAAAATGTTTCCACATGTTCTCCTTCAAGCACACAATGGATATTTCCCCTGTGAATATTATAATTATCACATTAGGCCCACTAAACACTTCACACAAGCATGACAATagtaacccaaaaaaaattattgtactAATATTAAATACCTAAGGTCCTGGAGTTGAATCACCATCCTCTTAGTAATTTTTGAATTCCTGATGTAAACCTTCTCCTCTGATGCAGCAATGACCAGTCCAACAAAATCTAATTCAAATTTGCCATTACATTAAATGAAATATGAAACATAGATGAATGGAAATGTTATGgaaaacaacaacagactcGAAGCGGTGATTTATTCCAGTGTTTTAATGTGGGTATaaaatgagttcctaacatttGGTATACAAAATTTGTGAAGATTATTATTATACTTCTCTAAAAAAATTGCAACAAATTACATTCCAATGCTAGCACCAATATTACTACAGCAATTTGGCTatcatataatatcatcaatcaTTTACAGTAGTGACACCATGAATAAGATTTTAGATAACATTAAAAATATCAAGTTTTCAATAACACTCACCTATTACTTCTGTGAAGGTATCCCTGATAATTTTAATATGGCGTGTATCAAAGAAGGACCAGCAGTTTAAAGGAATAACACCATCCTCAGTGGTTCGAACCATCTTTGTGCATCCATGAAAAAAAAGCCTGCAGCTATGCCCGGTGAAACGCAGCACTCCATCATTAGGGAAGATCCTGAAATTTGATATCTTGTACACAGCTCCTTCAGCAATCTGATTCCTTATTGGGTGTCTCTTACAGATAGAAGCTTGTATTTTGACACCCTACAACAAATGCAAAGTCACACTATGAATGTTTAAAGAGGAAATACAACACATTGAAGAAGTCTACTTAACTAAAGAAACATTGTCACTAATTATAATGAAACAATGATACAATGAAGTATAGAGCATAAGTAACATATATTATTAGATTAGTCTACAATTCCTACCTCAGCACCAATAAGCACCATTTCCAAGCATGATGATTCAGATTCCAACAGCTCATCAGGATTTTTCCAGCAAGCAAGAACACGCACCTTGATATTCCAAGGATGATCATCAAGTGAAATTTGTTCCACTTTATCAAAATCACACCAAGCAGAAGGAGTAGGACGATCTGCAATATATTTTTTCCTGAGAtaacaaaaaggaaacaaaGTTTTAGGCAAACTGGACTTCATACTTAACACAACAACTGAAACTGAGAATAAGGTGCTAGTTTTGAACTCTTGTCTTAAACTTTTCACGTTATAGCATACAAAGGGGTAGATATATATAGCCTGGGAAGAATAGTATTTTAATCTGTGATATCTACCCCAAAATAAATGTCATTCCTCTGTCAATCAGAGTACAAAATAAGAAATCTTAAAAATCTATTCCGGGAAGATTTGTCTGACATCAGAAACTGATGACTTTGTAATATAAGGTACTGGAAAAATATGACCTCCAATTAGATGAGACATAAACTTGACTGAAATCTGACTTCAAATCAATTGCATTAAAGAAAGTGGTTGTAGAGATTAGGATTTGGAGTTACCTACTGAATGAAGAACTCTGATTTGGGTCAAGAGGAATGGGAGTTCACCAACTACATGGAGATACACAGGAAAGCCCTTTCTCCTCCAGCAAAAATCAGGCTACAGGAAATCAATAAATCATCAATTACAATCAACAAAGTCTCCTCACACGCAAAAGTACAAAACCATGGCTTACCGCTGACATCAAATTGCTATTCAAGAATTCAAATGAATTGAGATTCAATTGAAAACCCCAACGATGAATTAGAATCAGAGAAGTGAATGTCCATAGCAACCTATGGAACGACTAACCCTAAATATAGAGTTCAAACAGCAGGTGGATGTCCACGCGTCCTCCTTGCCCTTCACCTTATGCAACTACATCAGGAGGTGGCAGAATTTAGGAATGGGAGAACCTTGATCATAGATGACAACTCAATTTCGACACCGATAGCACAGAAAAAAACAATGATTCTAGGGTGCAGAGAAGGACGTGTTTGGTGATGCTACTTAATAAGAAGATATAGAAAATATCAAAAAACTGTTTgagtatatttttattttttatttatttaaaaaaaaattgttttaggtttaaacaaaaatatatacTATCTAAATGGGAAGAAAATTTGTCAAGATTTCAATTAAATTCAATGTGTTGATGATATTGTTTTTGTGACAGCCGTTAATGATACACATAAATATGTGGATCCTTATCTTTTTAAAAAGATTGAGTATTATTTCCACACTGTAGACAAAATATtgaatgaacaaattaaaacatttatctaatttaatttcttatggaatacaataaatatattttttaaattataacattttttttaagtCTAATCAAAAGATTTCTTCAGTACACGTTAAACCACACCTAAATCAAGGTAGCTCAAATACATTGAAAAAAgataatttaaaatttggaggcattttatattaatattttcaaataacAAATAATTCCAAAATTTCAACTATttgagaagttttttttttcataagtcaAAGAATTGCATTTAAatttagcacaaggggtgctaagcCCATATACAAGAGAAAAAGTAGAGAAAGAAAAGACAAAAATCCAAAGAAACTAAATATTAAAGCCAATCCAATGCCTGAACTTGAACTTAAACTTAAACTTGAACTTGaagttgaacttgaacttgaaaCTAACTTAAAAAACTACCCCGCAACATATACCAAATGTCGACCGTACAATTCTGCCTCAATTAACATCACAAAGAGGAAAcaacttatttgagcttatctgattgCTCAAGCGCTTATGTCAATGTTTGGAATAGCTTATTCAAACAAGTAATGTCATATCGTATGTTATTTTGaagttattttcataagctatttatgataactaattaaaaagaacttatgtttatatataacttattttcaatttatatcaataaactttttaaaataacttatgaccataagcacttaattaagctgttttcccaAACAGGGTCTTAGGACAGTAATAATCAAATTCAAAAGCACTATATAGTAGAGGCTATAAAAACATATCAAAATAACCAATTatacaaaaacataaaacattACATAAGTCTAACATAAATCGTTTTAAATCATAATTTAACAAATTTAGTCATAAATAAATGTAGTGTTCTATGAGACTTAATCAGAGCTTATTAGTTATTTAGATAACACATTATCTATATGACTATAATGTGTTGTCGATTCTTTCAACCTAGATACACTAAGTAGTGTTTTagataatatatttttagtcaTTTTTCCAAAAATTATAATGTACTATTGTTATAATAAAAAccaaacatttgtttgaagtgATCAAAATTTGACCCTTATGGAACACAATAAATAGATTTATCAAATGATAAGATTTTtctttatgtaaaaaaaaaagatttttgttTAAAGTGTAATTAAAAGGTTTGTTCACTACACGTTAAACAACACATAAATCAAGGTAGCCCAAGAACATTGAAAAAAAGTGATTTAAAACTTGGAGGTTCTTTTTATTAATATCTTCAAATAAGAAATAATTCTAAAACTTTTGACTATTTAATAAGggttttttataagccaatgaATTGCATTTAAATTTAGCAAAAGAGGTGCTAAGTCCAAATACAAGAGAGAAAGTATAGAAGGAAAATACAAAAACCCAAAGTAAATAAAAATTCAACCCAAcgcttgaacttgaacttgaacttgaacttgaacttgaacCTGAACTTGAACTAACATCAGTAAGAGGAAATATATCCCTTATAGCCACAAACTTAATGGAGGAACAAACTTTGaatcaaatttttaaataaagaaaaaaagataacAATTTCTTTAACTAAGTTTTGAGCATATACGAAGCTAACTACATGTAAATGATATGCCTGAAAGATGGCAATTCGAAATAATATTACTAACAGATCATACAAAAAACAACAACATCCTCTTCACTCAATAGTTGTATATCTTCTGAAAAACCTCTTTGAACACAATATTCTTGGTGCTATTACTTTGGGATAAATCTTCATTGcaaatcaatattttcaatccaGCTCTAGTCTGCACTCGAGAAATTGCAACATATAATTGACCATGTGAGAAAACAGACTTCGGGAGATACACACCAACATGTGCCAAAGTTTGGCCTTggcttttatttatagtcattgcaaaagaaagacaaagcGGGAATTGTCTTCTTGTAAACTTCAACGGCAAAGTTTGATCAGATGGCATTAAACTCATTCTAGCAATGAAAACCTTTTTTCCTACAT
This portion of the Lotus japonicus ecotype B-129 chromosome 3, LjGifu_v1.2 genome encodes:
- the LOC130743969 gene encoding uncharacterized protein LOC130743969; translated protein: MVLKKYIADRPTPSAWCDFDKVEQISLDDHPWNIKVRVLACWKNPDELLESESSCLEMVLIGAEGVKIQASICKRHPIRNQIAEGAVYKISNFRIFPNDGVLRFTGHSCRLFFHGCTKMVRTTEDGVIPLNCWSFFDTRHIKIIRDTFTEVIDFVGLVIAASEEKVYIRNSKITKRMVIQLQDLRGNIHCVLEGEHVETFLEYLSSNWTEKPMMVIQFVKVFTHRGRLFIDCIPPATKMYIEPVIEESVVLAGRLAEAGFQNGLVEFISRDIAYANLNADVLKFYPRRTISELLVEKEQGVFLVHAVVVAVLKGGYWCYPSCRCHNELNLRNDAFECSKCSMIFEKMIHRYRVKIEVFDASDSAVFVLFEREVQQLISVSCEDLVSNIKVDDDSNVVYPQEFEDRIPGKELIFKIRNDGGITYNGAECYHVLAITEDPEAISLFHALQSNDSTANAQFGTNTTGVENNEELEDKEVGGFSYNTPFEDVPESSTGSLLPKPLKKKLVLDFDDESEEDGNNVQVVEGFLNEKNSSNLVLSADEDNIRVEVDEDKSIDDADDDFECTMMEIAEEDELDDEAELEDDLAYVD